CGTAGCATCTGCGCTGAATATTGCTGCTTTTAACGCTGGTATTGCCATCGGGGCCTATCTTGGCGGTATCGTGACGGATCATATGGGACTAATTCATACCACTTGGGTGGGTGCAATAATGGTTCTATCCGCGGTATTCCTAACAGCCTGGAGTCGTGCGCTGGAGAAGAAAGATGAGACCCTTCTCCAGTCTGAAGCTGCTTAATAAGCTTTCCAATAACAACCCAAATAAACTTTTAAATATCTTAGGAGGTTAATTTTATTATGGCTCAACATCTACAGGATACAACTACATTGCACAACGGGGTAAACATGCCTTGGCTCGGACTCGGAGTATTTAAAGTCGAAGAAGGCGCAGAGCTGGTACAAGCGATTAAATCCGCAATTGCACATGGCTACCGCAGCATCGACACAGCAGCGATTTATGAGAATGAGACTGGCGTAGGTCAAGCGATCAAAGAAGCTTTGCAGGAGAACAACCTGTCCAGAGAAGATCTCTTCGTAACTTCAAAGGTCTGGACTGCAGATATGGGCTATGAAGAAACCATTGCCGCCTATGAGACTAGCCTAGCTAAGCTTGGACTTGAATACCTTGATCTATATCTTATCCACTGGCCGGTAAAAGGAAAATATAAAGAGACTTGGAGAGCGCTTGAAACATTGTATAAAGAGGGGCGCGTAAAAGCGATCGGGGTCAGCAATTTCCAGATCCATCATCTTGAAGATGTGATGAAGGATGCGGAAATTAAGCCGATGGTTAACCAAGTTGAGCTCCATCCTTATTTGAGTCAGCAAGAGTTGCTTAGCTTCTGCAAAGAACATGGAATCCAATTGGAAGCTTGGTCTCCGTTAATGCAAGGGCAATTGTTGGGTCAGCCTGTACTGAAACAAATTGCAGCTAAATACGGCAAATCCGTAGCTCAAGTGATTGTCCGTTGGGACCTACAACGTGGGATTATTACCATTCCAAAGTCCACTAAAGAGCACCGAATCATCGAAAACGTAGCTGTGTTTGATTTTCAGTTAACAGAAGAGGATATGACTCTAATTAACGCCCTGAATCAAGATCAACGGGTTGGTCCAGACCCAGACAATTTCGACTTCTAAGGAACAACGTAACAGCAATGACCTATGACAAGAAGAAACGGCATTGCCGTCCTTTTAGGAACGGAATCCGTTTCTGCGGGAAATAGAAGGATAGTAAATGGCGTGGAACATATAAATTCTTATATTTTGACGTAAAAAGATCCCATCCCTTATCAATCATAGGGTTGGGATCTTCTTTATAATGCGGCATTACATCATTTTAATTTCAAGCAATTCATATTTGATGATACCCATTGGTGCATTTACACTAACGATATCGCCGACTTTTTTACCCAGCAATTCCTTGCCTAACGGGCTTTCATAGGAGATCTTATTATCTAGCACATCAGCTTCAGCAGCCCCTACAATTCTATATTCAATCTTCTCGGAGTACTCTATGTCATTCAGGATTACAATACAGCCCATACTAACCTTCGACAAATCCATCTTACTCTCATCCACGATCCGGGCTTTGGTCAACATTTTCTCCAGAATCATAATACGAGTCTCCATGAACGATTGATCATCCTTGGCCGAATGGTACTCACTATTTTCCTTCAAGTCTCCATAGCTGATCGCCAATTTAAGCCGGGCTGCCAATTCCTTGCGCCCTACGCCTTTCAGTTCCTTCAGCTCTTCTTCTAATTTAGCCAACCCTTCTTTGGTCAAGAACACTTCTTCATTAGACATGTTTACAACTCCTATTTTGGATGCTTTATTGTATTTTAACCTATATTTCATAATCATGCGAAAAGAAAAATCCCTGCCACAATTGAACATTGGGCAAGGATGTCAATGCTGCATCATTATTCTGGCAAATGCTCTTTACAGAAAAGGAGCAGCGCTGCTTCCTCATCCTCTTCCATATCAAAATCAAGCAACTGACCTGTTGTGGTCTCCTGCAGATCATAACTCACGATGCTGACCTGATCTTCATCCACTTTAATAATCGCTCTAGCGGATACTCCGTTCTCTACATACAATTCATCATCTTCTGGAACGTCCAGTTGAACCACGAATTCATACCGCTTACCGGTTAGTATACCAAAAGGATCCTTTACATTCTCCACGTTGTAGCTCGTAAATGTCAACATTGCTCAATCAACCTCTTTTCCTAATACCTGCCACGTCATTGTATCACAAAAAGCTGCATGAAGGAGTCGACTCGTCCATCAAGCCATAGCTTTAGACTTCTTGATCTGTTTGCTTCGCAACTGTCCACATGCAGCATCAATATCCACACCATGCTCCAGACGGGTACTTACACTAACACCCTGCTTCTTCAAGGTATCAAAAAAGGCCCGCACGGTCTCCCGATCAGTTCTTTGATATTGGCTGTGCTCATCGACTGGATTATAAGGAATCAAGTTCACATTGACGAGTTGACGCCGATCACCGATTAGCTCGGTTAGCTCAAGCGCATGCTCCTTGCCGTCATTAACATCCTTCATCAGAATGTATTCTAACGTAATTCTCCGATTTGTTTTTTTCAAATAATAATCTATGGACTCCATTAATTTCTCGATCGGAATCGCCTTGTTAATCTTCATAATCTTCGTCCGCAGCTCATTATTAGGTGCGTGAAGAGATACTGCCAAGTTCACTTGTGTATTCGCATCGGCAAATTCAACGATCTTGTTAGCAAGTCCACTCGTCGATACAGTAATCCCTCTACCCGCGATCGCTAGTCCCTTATGGTCCTTAATAATCGATAAGAAATCGAGCAAGTTCTTGAAGTTGTCGAACGGTTCGCCAATACCCATGACTACAACGTGACTAACCTTTTGTTCAAGGTTTGCCGCATCCAGATGCTGTTGGACCTTCATAATCTGCTCCACAATCTCACCGCAGGAAAGATCACGACTCTTCGCTAACAGTCCGCTGGCGCAAAAGCTACAGCCGATATTACATCCAACCTGAGTAGTGACACATACGGACAAACCGTATTTCTGTCTCATAAGCACCGTCTCGATCAGGTTGCCATCCTTCAAACGGAATAGGAACTTAATCGTCCCATCCGCAGACTCCTGCTTCACATGTTCTTCCAACGTATGGATCACATAGTGCTGCTCCAGTAATTCTACACAATCTTTATTTACATCGAGCATTTCTGAGAATTCTGTAATCCGCTTCCGATAAAGCCAATCCCAGACCTGCGTTGCTCGAAATTTTTTATGTCCTCGTTCCAACAGCCATGCCGCCAGTTGATCAAAAGTTAATCCATAAATGGATTCCATATTCATTCGTTATCCTCTTTTCAAAACATTAAAGTTCAGTCCATCACTACTCATTGTCTCAAATTTTTTTTATTTAAACAAGGGGAGTTGTAGCGTTGCGTCGAAGTTTACACCATTAGAAGTCAGTTCTATGAAATTACATCTGAGGAGAGATCGAAGCAAATGAGCTCAACAACAATAAAAATCATCGGCTTTACCCTACTAGCTGCCGTTCTAATCCTTGGTGGTTTTTTACTGTATATTACCATTACCGATTATAAGCCAAAGGAGATAACTCCGCTAACGGTAAACCATAATCAGGAACAAATGATGAAGCAGGGAGAGCCTTTTTCGATAACCACCTTTAATATTGGTTACGCCGGGCTGGATAAGGATCAGGATTTCTTTATGGATGGTGGAACGAAGTCACGCTCAAGCAGCGAGGGACAAACGAAGACAAATCTTGAGGCCATAGCTTCCCTAATGACATCTACAGGCTCGAACCTATTCATGTTGCAAGAGGTAGATGTTGACTCCTCCCGTAGCAACCGTATAAATGAAGTCTCCTACTTATTGAATAAGTTCTCTGATTACAGCAACGTATTCGCGACGAACTACAAGGTACCTTGGGTACCGATTCCTGTACTTGATCCGATGGGCTCGGTGTACAGCGGTTTATTAACCTTATCCCAATTTGGCAGCACAAGTAATGTTAGATATGATCTCCCGGGAAAAGAAGCCTGGCCTCGCCAACAGCTTGATCTCGACCGTGCCTTTATGGAGAGCAGGTTCCCCGTC
The window above is part of the Paenibacillus sp. FSL K6-0276 genome. Proteins encoded here:
- a CDS encoding aldo/keto reductase, yielding MAQHLQDTTTLHNGVNMPWLGLGVFKVEEGAELVQAIKSAIAHGYRSIDTAAIYENETGVGQAIKEALQENNLSREDLFVTSKVWTADMGYEETIAAYETSLAKLGLEYLDLYLIHWPVKGKYKETWRALETLYKEGRVKAIGVSNFQIHHLEDVMKDAEIKPMVNQVELHPYLSQQELLSFCKEHGIQLEAWSPLMQGQLLGQPVLKQIAAKYGKSVAQVIVRWDLQRGIITIPKSTKEHRIIENVAVFDFQLTEEDMTLINALNQDQRVGPDPDNFDF
- the greA gene encoding transcription elongation factor GreA encodes the protein MSNEEVFLTKEGLAKLEEELKELKGVGRKELAARLKLAISYGDLKENSEYHSAKDDQSFMETRIMILEKMLTKARIVDESKMDLSKVSMGCIVILNDIEYSEKIEYRIVGAAEADVLDNKISYESPLGKELLGKKVGDIVSVNAPMGIIKYELLEIKMM
- a CDS encoding DUF6509 family protein, with protein sequence MLTFTSYNVENVKDPFGILTGKRYEFVVQLDVPEDDELYVENGVSARAIIKVDEDQVSIVSYDLQETTTGQLLDFDMEEDEEAALLLFCKEHLPE
- the rlmN gene encoding 23S rRNA (adenine(2503)-C(2))-methyltransferase RlmN, producing the protein MNMESIYGLTFDQLAAWLLERGHKKFRATQVWDWLYRKRITEFSEMLDVNKDCVELLEQHYVIHTLEEHVKQESADGTIKFLFRLKDGNLIETVLMRQKYGLSVCVTTQVGCNIGCSFCASGLLAKSRDLSCGEIVEQIMKVQQHLDAANLEQKVSHVVVMGIGEPFDNFKNLLDFLSIIKDHKGLAIAGRGITVSTSGLANKIVEFADANTQVNLAVSLHAPNNELRTKIMKINKAIPIEKLMESIDYYLKKTNRRITLEYILMKDVNDGKEHALELTELIGDRRQLVNVNLIPYNPVDEHSQYQRTDRETVRAFFDTLKKQGVSVSTRLEHGVDIDAACGQLRSKQIKKSKAMA
- a CDS encoding endonuclease/exonuclease/phosphatase family protein; its protein translation is MSSTTIKIIGFTLLAAVLILGGFLLYITITDYKPKEITPLTVNHNQEQMMKQGEPFSITTFNIGYAGLDKDQDFFMDGGTKSRSSSEGQTKTNLEAIASLMTSTGSNLFMLQEVDVDSSRSNRINEVSYLLNKFSDYSNVFATNYKVPWVPIPVLDPMGSVYSGLLTLSQFGSTSNVRYDLPGKEAWPRQQLDLDRAFMESRFPVDSGKELILINLHLSAFDQGGTIRKQQLEYLSTYIQKENDKGNYLILGGDWNHSLPGTTPEAFETTQTWPEWLQQFPEDFKPEGFQWAVDAKVPSVRTLDVAYSEGVNFRAVIDGFLVSPNITISGLQGHDLSFEHSDHNPVTATLILK